The Microplitis demolitor isolate Queensland-Clemson2020A chromosome 9, iyMicDemo2.1a, whole genome shotgun sequence genomic sequence attttcttaaattttttttttttttggggtaGTGGGAAGAATTTTGAAACTTGATTGGTTCTTCTCGAATCCTACCCTTGTGGATCTTTGTATCCTTCGTGGATTTAAATACCCGTGATTTTCTCGTGATCATCATTCTCTGGTTTTCTTCTTGTCGCGACAAGTGAAAGTAAAAGTGAAGAAAGAAAATGGCTTTCGTTGTCAAAGATGGAGAAGTCAAACTTATCGAGGAGGTCATTGTCCAGGAGGACGCTTCATCTGGGGAACAGGCTGTTTCATTGGAGGAAACTCTTGCGGATCCGTTATCCGTCGAGGTGGATCCGTTAGGGGTCCCATCAGTCATATTTAAAGAAGATCGATGGTTATGCTGTCCTGAACCCACTGGGATGAATCCAGAGGTTCAATCCATAGTGGAGGTGAGTGCATtacgtataaatataattacaaattctTTTTCTTCCCTTTccttatttgtttaattatatgtTCATGTTGTTCTTTTACAGGAGTTGCTGGTTCAAAATCAGCGGTTGATACAAttacagcaacaacaacaacagcagccgATCGACTATTCGGCGTCAGGGGACCAGGCGGTTGAAGAGCCGGTCCCTTCGACGTCATCGGGGGACGTCGAATTGCGACGATTGTTGACCCAGCCGGCTCGTCCCAAGTCGACGTACAGTCGTTGGGTGCGCTGCCCAGCTCCTGAAGGGATACAGGCAACTCCTCGGATTCCTCAGGTATGTATATCGTTAttacttttactattttcCTTCTCATcaatattcttttattttaaagaagtTTTCAATTtgtgtttgtttgttttagaAACGTTCCATAAAAAGAAAGCGGTCCGAGCTGGTAGTCGGTGGAAGCCAAGGGGCCCCTGAACCGAGGATTCGTCCTCCAGTCTTCAAGTTTTTGGAGCATTCCAGGGTCCGGGTCATGTGTGGGGATACCATGGCCGTGAGTGTGCCCTTCCGGGTGACGTTTGTGGACGGACACACCTTTCCGATCCCATTCACGGATCCACTGGTGGGTTTGTTGGCGCCGATGACGTCTCTAGAGGCGAGCTGGCTGGTGGCAACCATGCCTTGGCCCTTAATGGACCATTTCGTCTTCGAGTCCCTTTTGGCAGTAAGTTTCCTTTTCTatttctatatacatatatatacacatatacatctacacatatacatatatatgtacattcatatgcatatgtatttaatatcataattCCTGTTACAGCTGATCGTTGCGATGTGTCCTATGCACCTGTGGGATCTGGCGGAAGGATCACCTCCTCGCATAAGGATAATAATCGAGGAGCTGTGGGACAAATGTTCTTCACGGGTGGCTCGCTGTGTGTACTGCGGCAATGGTTGTCGAGCGcagcaataattaatatatatatatatatatataataaattttatgtacgtCACTGTAAACtgactttttgttttatattaataaaagaaagaaaattttctttaaatatctGCGTAATTACTTGTAGTCATAAGATTTTCCTAGACTTCCTTTTCCTCTTCTTCATGTAGTTAGTAAGGTTGTTCAAATCTTGATGTCTTTGCGCTCTCTGTTCTGCTGTTTTATGCTGCTGGTCATCGTTGGTTGATATTCTTTGTTCTTATACATTATATCCTTGTAGTGAAAGACATTTATCTTTTAGTTTCAGCATTAAGATTTGTTCGTTTCGTTCTAGGGTTTCCTTCCTTATTTCTCCTATAGATGTTTCCCTTCGGAAAAAGGATGGGACGTTGAGGCAAGCACGCTTGCTTCAAGTGGCCCCAATGAATCTTTCCTCGTTGTTGTTGATGTCTGGGACTGAGTCGTGTGTCGGTGCATCTGGTAGGTTCGTTGACTGCCCATGGGGTTTTCCGGAGTGGAGAGGGGTACGGGGGAACGACTGAGGTCGTGTTTATCCTTCAACCCATGTTCACTTCTCATggttattttaacttattgctaagattatatatatatgaaaaagaaattttcgttACAATctaatgattatgattattaaattttatcaaaaaaaaaaatttttttttctttttctcttaGTACTATTCTTATTcatggatatatataaatatacgtcATTATACTTCTTAACTTATTTTGTAATTGGTGCCGGGAAGCTccaaatatagtaaaaatctttaataattgacgcatacatacatatattcgtacatatattttggatatttattttaaattacttaaagtaAATCTAATTAACAATCAATGCAAGTTAAGCCTAATACTATCCCTTGTTCTAACATGCAATTTGtaaaaagaattataatataatttagctGCTTTATTGCAAGGCTTAAGAGTTAtgtatattgttattaatataattattgttattattaatttatacgaaattagaatatttttttcccttttGGAGTATtcttttgtaatatttttttgtttatttattctttttatatatatataaattttttttttttttttttttttttttttttttttttgttttaatttatatgtttacatAGTTATTGTAGCTTCATACTTAATTTAGCTGAATTACTTATATTGTCTGAGTGCccatgcatttttaaatttaggtattttaacttattattatacttagtCACTGTTTTCCTTATAATATTCTTATGGCGTTTCGTAGACAGAGTAACAgacacaatatttattatatgtagTGTGCGCTATCTTAGTACCTTACATTATTCGgttagattttattattaacaacaaaCAAATATTCTTTATCTTCttgttatattattgtttttatgataaaacttATTCCGACCTATGTAATAGTAGAAAATATAACTAATGATGCGATGATTACCAgcccaaataaattttatatctaattagtatatatatttatgtgtaataatgagatagaaatatatatatttttgttttgtttcaaatttttgggatttttttttt encodes the following:
- the LOC128668634 gene encoding uncharacterized protein LOC128668634, whose translation is MAFVVKDGEVKLIEEVIVQEDASSGEQAVSLEETLADPLSVEVDPLGVPSVIFKEDRWLCCPEPTGMNPEVQSIVEELLVQNQRLIQLQQQQQQQPIDYSASGDQAVEEPVPSTSSGDVELRRLLTQPARPKSTYSRWVRCPAPEGIQATPRIPQKRSIKRKRSELVVGGSQGAPEPRIRPPVFKFLEHSRVRVMCGDTMAVSVPFRVTFVDGHTFPIPFTDPLVGLLAPMTSLEASWLVATMPWPLMDHFVFESLLALIVAMCPMHLWDLAEGSPPRIRIIIEELWDKCSSRVARCVYCGNGCRAQQ